CGAAAAGGTGAACCCCTGATGGCCATCGAGGTCCGCATCCCCACGATCCTGCGCCCCTACACCGGTGGTGAGCGGGCGGTCGAGAGCACCGGTGCCACGGTCGCCGAGCTCATCGACACCCTGGAGTCGCAGCACGCCGGGCTGAAGGAGCGGCTGGTCGAGGACGGCGCCGTCCGCCGGTTCGTCAACATCTACGTCAACGACGAGGACATCCGGTTCACCGGACACCTCGAGACCGCCGTCGGCGACGGTGACACCGTCGTGATCCTGCCGGCCGTCGCCGGCGGCTGACGACCCGGTGACCCGCCACGCCTCGCTGGTCGACTCCGTCGGCCACACCCCGCTGGTCGGCCTGCCCACCCTGTCGCCGTCCCCCGAGGTGCGGCTGTGGGCCAAGCTGGAGGACCAGAACCCCACCGGGTCCATCAAGGACCGGGCCGCCCTGGCGATGATCGAACGGGCCGAGGCGGAGGGTCGGCTGACGCCCGGTGCCACGATCCTGGAACCGACGAGCGGCAACACCGGGATCTCCATGGCCATGGTCGCGAAGCTGCGCGGCTACCGGATGGTGTGCGTCATGCCCGAGAACACCTCGGAGGAGCGGCGCCAGCTGCTGCGGATGTGGGGCGCGGAGATCATCGCGTCCCCGGCCGCGGGTGGTTCCAACGAGGCCGTACGGGTCGCCAAGGGCATCGCCGCCGAGCACCCCGACTGGGTCATGCTGTACCAGTACGGCAACCCGGCCAACGCCGACGCGCACTACACGGGCACAGGACCCGAGGTGCTCGCCGACCTGCCGGAGGTGACCCACTTCGTCGCGGGTCTGGGCACCACGGGGACCCTCATGGGCGTCGGACGGTTCTTCCGCGAGGCCAAGCCGGAGGTGCGTATCGTCGCCGCCGAGCCGCGGTACGGCGAGCTGGTCTACGGCCTGCGCAACCTCGACGAGGGCTTCGTGCCCGAGCTGTACGACGAGTCGTTGATCGATGCCCGGTTCTCGGTGGGTCCGCGCGACGCGGTCCGCCGCGTGCGTGAGCTCATCGCGTCCGAGGGGATCTTCGCGGGCATCTCGACCGGGGCCATCCTGCACGCGGCGCTCGCCCAGGCGGCGAAGTGCGTGAAGAACGGCGAGTCCGCCGACATCGTGTTCATCGTCTGCGACGGCGGCTGGAAGTACCTGTCGACGGGGGCCTACGAGGGCACGCTCGACGAGGCGGAGGACGCCCTCGACGGCCAGCT
The Aeromicrobium marinum DSM 15272 genome window above contains:
- a CDS encoding PLP-dependent cysteine synthase family protein, whose translation is MTRHASLVDSVGHTPLVGLPTLSPSPEVRLWAKLEDQNPTGSIKDRAALAMIERAEAEGRLTPGATILEPTSGNTGISMAMVAKLRGYRMVCVMPENTSEERRQLLRMWGAEIIASPAAGGSNEAVRVAKGIAAEHPDWVMLYQYGNPANADAHYTGTGPEVLADLPEVTHFVAGLGTTGTLMGVGRFFREAKPEVRIVAAEPRYGELVYGLRNLDEGFVPELYDESLIDARFSVGPRDAVRRVRELIASEGIFAGISTGAILHAALAQAAKCVKNGESADIVFIVCDGGWKYLSTGAYEGTLDEAEDALDGQLWA
- a CDS encoding MoaD/ThiS family protein; the protein is MAIEVRIPTILRPYTGGERAVESTGATVAELIDTLESQHAGLKERLVEDGAVRRFVNIYVNDEDIRFTGHLETAVGDGDTVVILPAVAGG